A part of Clarias gariepinus isolate MV-2021 ecotype Netherlands chromosome 14, CGAR_prim_01v2, whole genome shotgun sequence genomic DNA contains:
- the phyhiplb gene encoding phytanoyl-CoA hydroxylase-interacting protein-like — protein sequence MEVPRAARSVSSPTSPCEDVMKNLSLDAIQLCDREGNKSQDSGIAEMEELPVPQNIKISNITCDSFKICWDMDSRAKERITHYFIDLNKKENKNANKFKHKDVPTKLVAKAVPLPMTVRGHWFLSPRTEYTVAVQTASKQSEGDYAVSEWSDVVEFCTADYSTVHLTQLLEKAEAIAGRMLPFSVFYRNQNKEYFDHARHAQENKMLPSVKDNSGSHGSPISGKLEGIFFSCNTEFNTGAPPQDSPYGRFRFQVAAEALFNHDTNLYFADFYCMYTAYHYVILVLAPRDSPGDEFCKQRLPLLDSGNNRFLTCAADEEGHLSFHHAQDIILEVIYTDPVDLSLGSVAEISGHQLMSLSTINAKKDPSCKTCNISVGR from the exons GAAATAAGTCCCAGGACAGTGGCATTGCAGAGATGGAGGAGCTCCCTGTTCCTCAGAACATTAAGATCAGTAACATTACGTGTGACTCCTTCAAGATCTGCTGGGACATGGATTCCAGAGCCAAGGAGCGCATTACACACTACTTTATTGACCTTAACAAGAAAGAGAACAAGAATGCCAACAAGTTCAAGCACAAG GATGTACCCACTAAACTGGTAGCAAAAGCAGTGCCTCTGCCCATGACGGTCAGAGGCCACTGGTTTCTGAGCCCACGTACGGAGTACACTGTAGCCGTCCAAACAGCCTCCAAACAGAGTGAGGGCGATTACGCCGTCTCCGAGTGGAGTGACGTTGTGGAGTTCTGCACAGCCG ATTACTCCACGGTCCATCTCACACAGCTGCTGGAGAAAGCCGAGGCTATCGCAGGCAGAATGTTGCCATTCTCTGTGTTCTATCGCAACCAGAACAAAGAGTACTTTGACCATGCAAGGCAT GCACAGGAAAACAAGATGCTGCCGTCGGTGAAGGACAACAGCGGCAGCCACGGCTCACCCATTAGCGGCAAGCTGGAGGGCATCTTCTTCAGCTGTAACACCGAGTTCAATACGGGCGCCCCACCACAGGACTCACCGTATGGCCGTTTCCGCTTCCAAGTTGCAGCCGAGGCTCTCTTCAACCACGATACCAACCTGTACTTCGCCGATTTCTACTGCATGTACACGGCATACCACTATGTCATCCTGGTTCTGGCACCACGCGACTCACCAGGCGATGAATTCTGCAAGCAGAGGCTCCCCTTGCTGGATAGCGGCAACAACCGGTTTCTGACGTGTGCTGCGGATGAAGAGGGTCACCTTTCTTTCCACCATGCACAGGACATCATCCTTGAGGTGATATATACAGACCCGGTGGACCTGAGTCTGGGTTCGGTGGCTGAGATCAGTGGGCACCAGCTCATGAGCCTGTCTACCATCAACGCCAAGAAGGACCCCAGCTGCAAGACCTGTAACATCAGCGTTGGCCGCTAA